From Deltaproteobacteria bacterium, the proteins below share one genomic window:
- the lnt gene encoding apolipoprotein N-acyltransferase: protein MKSVSLEKILLAVLSGLMLTAGFPPAKIPWIHWISLIPLLKALKDEEPSGAFRLGFIAGMSHYLTLLYWVTLVLGHYGGLPFPVSVSILILFCLYLSLYPALFSLLFSRGKGTFGAIFLTSGLWVALEFVRAKILTGFPWCLMGYGQFRNLLLIQSADLFGVYGLSFLLCLVNVTIYVLLFERGFSRKTLVLETALTAFFLSLAVIYGYDRLAETLEKEKTARALRVLIVQGNVDQSVKWNPAYQKKTVTLYETLTHRGLASKPALVVWPETAMPFFFQENTPLSERVRETARRTGADLIFGSPAYERRKGKPAYFNRAFGISPSGTLVGTYDKVHLVPFGEYVPLKRFLFFVNRLVQAAGDFTSGTRIAPIRLTSAPAGILICFEIIFPEIAREQVRTGAEILINLTNDAWFGKTSAPYQHLAMAVFRAVETRRPLIRAANTGFSAFIAPSGKILKKSGLFKTETLAAEIPLPANRTVTPYERFGDLLPWFFFLIWLIKILLILCYNKKFKNSCGALFNR from the coding sequence ATGAAATCCGTTTCCCTGGAAAAAATCCTTCTTGCCGTACTTTCCGGCCTGATGCTGACGGCCGGTTTTCCTCCTGCCAAAATCCCCTGGATCCACTGGATCTCCTTGATCCCGCTCCTGAAGGCCCTCAAAGATGAAGAGCCCTCCGGGGCCTTCCGGCTGGGATTCATTGCCGGGATGTCCCATTACCTGACTCTGCTCTATTGGGTCACCTTGGTACTGGGGCATTACGGAGGGCTACCATTTCCAGTAAGCGTTTCCATTCTGATCCTTTTCTGTCTCTATCTTTCCCTTTATCCAGCCCTTTTTTCCCTGCTTTTTTCCCGGGGCAAGGGAACCTTCGGGGCGATCTTTTTGACTTCTGGGCTCTGGGTCGCCTTAGAATTCGTAAGGGCCAAGATATTGACGGGCTTTCCCTGGTGCCTCATGGGTTACGGCCAGTTTCGGAATCTCCTTCTTATCCAGAGCGCGGACCTTTTCGGGGTCTACGGCCTATCCTTCCTCTTGTGCCTGGTCAACGTCACGATATATGTCCTACTATTTGAGCGGGGCTTTTCAAGAAAAACCCTGGTGCTGGAGACCGCCCTCACCGCTTTCTTCCTCTCCCTCGCCGTCATTTACGGATACGATCGATTGGCGGAGACCCTGGAAAAAGAGAAGACCGCCCGGGCCCTCCGGGTCTTGATCGTCCAGGGGAATGTAGATCAATCGGTCAAATGGAATCCAGCCTACCAGAAAAAAACCGTGACCCTATATGAGACCCTTACCCACCGAGGGCTGGCCTCCAAACCCGCTTTGGTGGTATGGCCGGAAACCGCAATGCCTTTTTTTTTCCAGGAAAACACCCCCTTGTCGGAAAGGGTCAGGGAAACGGCGCGGAGGACAGGGGCGGACCTCATCTTTGGAAGCCCCGCATACGAGCGACGGAAAGGAAAACCCGCTTATTTCAATCGGGCCTTTGGCATCTCCCCTTCAGGGACCCTTGTAGGGACCTATGACAAGGTCCATCTCGTCCCCTTCGGAGAATATGTCCCACTTAAGCGATTCCTGTTCTTTGTCAACAGGTTGGTGCAAGCGGCAGGAGATTTCACCTCAGGAACCCGAATCGCCCCCATCCGCCTGACCTCAGCCCCTGCCGGCATCCTGATCTGCTTTGAAATCATCTTTCCCGAAATCGCGCGGGAACAGGTGCGCACCGGGGCGGAAATCCTGATCAACCTTACCAACGACGCCTGGTTTGGAAAGACCAGCGCCCCTTATCAGCACCTGGCCATGGCGGTTTTCCGGGCGGTGGAGACACGCAGGCCCCTGATCCGGGCGGCAAATACCGGTTTCAGCGCCTTCATCGCTCCCTCGGGGAAAATCCTTAAGAAAAGCGGCCTCTTCAAGACGGAAACCCTGGCCGCTGAAATACCCCTGCCTGCGAATCGCACCGTTACACCCTATGAACGATTCGGTGATCTCCTGCCCTGGTTCTTTTTTTTAATCTGGTTGATTAAAATTCTATTGATTTTATGTTATAATAAAAAATTTAAAAATTCATGCGGTGCCTTATTCAACCGATAG
- the prfB gene encoding peptide chain release factor 2 has translation MFDLDRRQKELDEIEKTMAKADFWNGDQEEILRLNQHMASLREPIERWEEYYRRAEDAKILAEMAFEEDDGQTLKEVEGEVSRLEKQIRGLEIQSLLGDPDDKRNAIVAINAGAGGTEAQDWVEMLLRMYLRWCESKGFATRIIDMLPGEEAGIKNVTFTASGPYAYGYLKSEHGIHRMVRISPFDATGRRHTSFASVSVLPEADTDIKIEIDEKDLRIDTFRASGPGGQHVNKTSSAVRITHLPTGIVVQCQNEKSQHRNKDMAMRVLKARLYEIERANREKKKQEIHDSQKEIAWGSQIRSYVFNPYRLVKDHRTNVEVGNLEKVMDGDIDVFIDAYLRMKPSAASSEVS, from the coding sequence ATCTTTGACTTGGATCGAAGGCAAAAAGAACTTGATGAAATCGAAAAAACAATGGCGAAGGCCGATTTCTGGAACGGTGACCAGGAGGAAATCCTGCGCTTGAATCAGCATATGGCCTCTTTGCGGGAACCCATCGAGCGGTGGGAAGAATATTACCGCCGGGCTGAAGACGCCAAGATCCTTGCGGAAATGGCCTTCGAAGAGGACGACGGACAGACCCTCAAGGAGGTCGAGGGTGAGGTCTCCCGGCTTGAAAAACAGATTCGGGGCCTTGAAATCCAATCCCTATTGGGGGATCCAGACGATAAGCGAAACGCGATCGTGGCGATCAATGCCGGGGCGGGCGGTACAGAGGCCCAGGATTGGGTTGAGATGCTCCTCCGGATGTATCTCCGGTGGTGTGAATCCAAGGGATTTGCCACCCGGATCATCGATATGCTGCCCGGAGAAGAGGCGGGGATCAAGAATGTCACGTTTACCGCGTCGGGCCCTTATGCTTACGGGTATCTGAAATCCGAGCACGGCATACACCGCATGGTGAGGATCTCCCCCTTCGACGCGACGGGCAGGAGGCACACCTCATTTGCCTCGGTTTCCGTTCTCCCCGAAGCGGATACCGATATCAAGATTGAAATCGATGAAAAAGACTTGCGCATCGACACCTTCAGGGCGAGCGGCCCGGGAGGTCAGCACGTAAACAAGACCAGTTCCGCTGTTCGGATTACTCATCTCCCGACGGGCATCGTCGTCCAATGCCAGAACGAGAAGTCCCAGCATCGAAACAAGGACATGGCCATGCGGGTCCTCAAGGCGAGACTGTATGAGATCGAGAGGGCCAATCGGGAAAAAAAGAAACAGGAAATTCACGATTCCCAGAAGGAGATCGCCTGGGGAAGCCAGATCCGCTCTTATGTGTTCAATCCTTACCGCCTGGTGAAGGACCACCGGACAAACGTTGAGGTCGGAAATCTGGAGAAGGTCATGGATGGGGATATCGATGTATTCATCGATGCCTATCTCCGGATGAAGCCCTCCGCTGCAAGCAGCGAGGTATCCTGA
- a CDS encoding N-acetylmuramoyl-L-alanine amidase gives MKSRSDHVIFIVLCLCIGFFLPAGFQALAKGSISAKSLLKAADTCAKSLYRSREKMRFRHNWERCIEKYKRVYTRYPRSDEAAWALYRSGRLYTRLYKYSGMERDLDRALSLFRKLVKDYESHRLADDAQYRIGEIFYYYKNSPTQAYVEFLKTEIKFPSGDMRPKARAMMDRLAAAMSKKAERKEKKKSGDSRSALARVTNIRHWSTPTYTRVVIDLEKPVKYQSHILKADPNHEKPRRLYVDIQNAFVNNDIESSIPIRGGLLKRARAAQNKKDTVRVVLDINSIGGYKIFHLYDPFRIVVDVRGREGAASKRIAGGSKKTRPVRKGIRKVEKPDKSVSLARQLGLTVKRIVIDPGHGGKDPGCFLKGGIKEKDIVLQMAKILAAKIKKKLGCEVILTRTRDVFIPLDERTAFANTKKADLFISLHINAHKKPGVHGLETYFLNMATDARAVMVAARENATSEKNISDLQVILNSLLLNTKITESSRLAAAVQKSMVYEARRRYRNIKSLGVKQAPFYVLIGAEMPAILVETGFITNPTERKRLLSHSYQETLSNGIVKGVARYIQSIEQTFKGG, from the coding sequence ATGAAATCTCGATCGGATCACGTCATCTTCATTGTGCTTTGTCTTTGCATCGGTTTTTTCCTGCCGGCCGGTTTTCAGGCCCTTGCAAAGGGCTCAATCAGCGCCAAGTCCCTCCTGAAGGCCGCAGATACTTGCGCCAAATCTCTTTACCGTTCCAGGGAAAAGATGCGCTTCCGCCACAACTGGGAGCGATGTATCGAAAAGTACAAGCGGGTCTACACCCGCTACCCCCGAAGTGATGAGGCCGCATGGGCCCTTTACCGGTCGGGCCGCCTCTATACCAGGCTCTATAAGTATTCCGGCATGGAAAGGGACCTTGATAGGGCCCTATCTCTTTTCCGGAAGCTGGTCAAAGATTACGAGTCACATCGCCTGGCCGATGACGCCCAATACCGTATAGGCGAAATCTTTTACTATTATAAAAACAGCCCCACCCAGGCCTACGTTGAATTTCTCAAGACGGAAATAAAGTTTCCCTCCGGTGACATGCGGCCTAAGGCCCGTGCCATGATGGACCGGCTTGCCGCCGCCATGAGCAAAAAGGCAGAGCGTAAAGAGAAGAAGAAGTCCGGGGATTCCCGAAGTGCTCTTGCGAGGGTCACGAATATTCGTCACTGGTCGACTCCGACCTATACCAGGGTGGTCATTGATCTGGAAAAGCCCGTAAAATATCAATCCCATATCTTGAAGGCCGATCCGAACCACGAAAAGCCCAGGCGACTCTATGTGGATATCCAGAATGCCTTTGTAAACAATGATATCGAAAGTTCCATTCCGATCCGGGGCGGACTTCTCAAGAGGGCCAGGGCCGCGCAAAACAAAAAGGATACCGTCAGGGTTGTCCTGGATATCAACAGTATCGGTGGGTACAAGATTTTTCACCTCTATGATCCCTTTCGCATCGTTGTGGACGTCCGGGGAAGGGAAGGGGCCGCTTCAAAACGGATCGCAGGAGGCAGCAAGAAGACAAGGCCTGTGCGAAAGGGGATCCGGAAGGTCGAAAAACCCGACAAGAGCGTATCTCTTGCCAGACAGCTCGGGTTGACGGTCAAAAGGATCGTGATCGATCCAGGACACGGAGGAAAGGATCCCGGGTGCTTTTTGAAGGGTGGAATCAAGGAAAAAGATATCGTATTGCAGATGGCCAAGATCCTTGCTGCAAAAATCAAGAAAAAACTGGGATGCGAGGTGATCCTGACCCGTACCAGGGATGTGTTCATCCCCTTAGATGAAAGAACCGCCTTTGCCAATACCAAGAAGGCGGATCTCTTTATCTCACTGCATATAAACGCCCACAAAAAACCGGGAGTGCACGGTCTGGAAACCTATTTCCTGAATATGGCGACGGATGCCCGGGCCGTGATGGTGGCGGCCAGAGAAAACGCCACCTCGGAGAAGAACATCAGTGATCTCCAGGTAATCCTGAACAGCCTTCTGCTCAATACCAAGATCACCGAGTCAAGCAGGCTGGCCGCTGCGGTCCAAAAGAGCATGGTGTACGAGGCGAGGAGACGGTATCGGAACATCAAGAGCCTGGGGGTGAAACAGGCCCCCTTCTACGTGCTCATCGGAGCCGAAATGCCCGCCATTCTGGTGGAAACCGGATTTATCACCAATCCCACGGAAAGGAAACGCCTCCTCAGCCATTCTTACCAGGAAACTCTGTCGAACGGGATCGTAAAAGGAGTGGCGAGGTACATCCAAAGCATCGAGCAGACCTTTAAGGGCGGGTGA
- the mutS gene encoding DNA mismatch repair protein MutS, translated as MSKMTPMLKQYMGIKSEYADAILFYRMGDFYEMFFDDAKVASRILGITLTSRGTYNGEKVPMCGVPYHSAGSYVAKLVEEGWKVAICEQTGDPKASKGVVKREVVRVVTPGSVVEEVEVDGKNNLFMAAVTGVGGPYGLAHLDLSTGEFRVTEAGTLDELLDELGRIDPVEVLLPEKDLPEARERLAPYRLELLHRDDFLPERAEELLLKQFGVHSLDAFGCQAMDQGIVAAGAVVHYLLKTQKGTPRHIKGIVTYRLGDFMFLDEATTLNLELFRTMRRRSTKGTLFHILDRTVTPMGSRLLKRWIGYPLLDLDRIRKRLAGVSCFREDRILREEVREQLRGIYDLERLNGRISMGRANARDLVALKSSLRRLPSLKTRLDDSPSELVSEIAEGLDPLQDVADWIEEALREDPPLSIREGGIIKEGYHPELDRLISVTRDGKKWIAELVSTEQERTGISNLKIGYNRVFGYYIEISKSNLHLVPPDYIRKQTLVNGERFITETLKEYEELVLGAEEKRAALEYELFEEVRKRVAAENGRIQETAKLVGELDVLAALAEAAEEYGYTYPEVNDGKTIEILDGRHPVIEQTVKDEDFVPNDIRLDDRAQQFLIITGPNMAGKSTILRQTALTVLMAQMGSFVPASKAVIGLVDRIFTRIGASDDLARGRSTFMVEMNETANILRHATTESLVILDEIGRGTSTYDGLSIAWAVAEALHDRNGRGVRTLFATHYHELTELVTTKPRVKNFNIAVREWNGRIIFLRKLVPGGTSRSYGIEVARIAGLPQGVIDRAKEILRNLEGEERDEAGRPMKARSGKKRIAEDTCQLSLFGGPDHRLRKWILDLDIPSMAPLEALIELDKLRKYVEEHLT; from the coding sequence ATGAGCAAAATGACGCCCATGCTGAAGCAGTACATGGGTATCAAGAGCGAGTACGCGGATGCCATCCTTTTTTACCGCATGGGTGATTTCTACGAGATGTTTTTCGACGACGCGAAGGTGGCCTCCAGGATCCTTGGTATCACCCTGACTTCCCGGGGAACTTACAACGGCGAAAAGGTCCCCATGTGCGGTGTGCCGTATCATTCAGCCGGTTCCTATGTGGCCAAGCTGGTAGAAGAGGGATGGAAGGTGGCCATATGCGAGCAAACGGGTGATCCAAAGGCCAGCAAGGGCGTCGTAAAGCGGGAAGTGGTCAGGGTGGTCACACCGGGTTCGGTGGTGGAAGAAGTGGAAGTGGACGGCAAGAACAACCTCTTTATGGCTGCCGTCACCGGGGTCGGAGGGCCTTACGGCCTTGCCCACCTGGATCTGTCCACGGGTGAATTCCGGGTCACAGAGGCCGGTACCCTGGATGAACTCCTGGACGAACTGGGGAGAATCGATCCGGTCGAGGTTCTCCTACCTGAGAAGGACCTTCCCGAAGCCAGGGAAAGACTTGCACCCTATCGCCTTGAACTGCTCCACCGGGATGATTTCCTTCCCGAGAGGGCCGAAGAGCTTCTCCTGAAACAATTCGGTGTCCATTCCCTCGACGCCTTCGGGTGTCAGGCAATGGATCAGGGGATAGTCGCCGCCGGTGCCGTCGTCCATTACCTTCTCAAGACCCAGAAGGGAACCCCGCGTCATATTAAGGGAATCGTCACTTACCGGCTTGGGGACTTCATGTTCCTTGACGAGGCCACGACCCTCAATCTGGAACTCTTCAGGACCATGAGGCGTCGATCCACGAAGGGCACCCTTTTTCATATCCTGGATAGAACCGTTACCCCCATGGGGAGCAGGCTTCTTAAACGTTGGATCGGGTATCCTCTTCTCGACCTTGATAGGATCAGGAAAAGACTTGCTGGAGTGAGCTGTTTCCGGGAGGATCGTATTTTAAGGGAAGAGGTCCGTGAACAACTCAGGGGTATATATGACCTGGAGCGGTTGAACGGACGCATCTCCATGGGCCGAGCCAATGCCAGGGATCTGGTGGCCCTCAAGTCTTCCCTGCGAAGGCTCCCCTCCCTCAAGACCAGGCTTGACGACTCACCCAGCGAACTGGTATCCGAGATCGCCGAGGGGCTGGATCCGCTCCAGGACGTGGCGGACTGGATCGAAGAAGCCCTCAGGGAAGATCCTCCCTTGTCCATAAGGGAAGGCGGCATCATCAAGGAAGGCTATCATCCTGAACTGGACAGGCTTATTTCCGTCACCCGAGACGGAAAGAAATGGATCGCTGAGCTGGTTTCGACGGAACAGGAGAGAACCGGTATTTCTAATCTGAAGATCGGATACAACCGGGTCTTCGGGTATTATATCGAGATCTCCAAGAGCAACCTGCACCTCGTACCTCCCGACTACATCCGGAAACAGACCCTGGTCAACGGTGAACGTTTCATTACCGAGACCCTGAAGGAATACGAGGAACTCGTGTTGGGAGCGGAAGAGAAAAGGGCGGCCTTAGAGTATGAACTTTTTGAAGAGGTCCGCAAGAGGGTGGCGGCTGAGAACGGTCGCATACAGGAAACCGCGAAACTGGTCGGTGAGCTGGATGTCCTGGCCGCACTCGCCGAGGCCGCCGAGGAATACGGGTATACCTATCCGGAAGTGAACGATGGAAAGACGATCGAAATTCTGGATGGAAGACACCCGGTAATCGAACAAACGGTAAAGGATGAAGACTTTGTTCCCAACGATATCCGTCTTGATGACAGGGCGCAGCAATTCCTGATCATCACGGGTCCCAACATGGCGGGGAAATCCACCATCCTGAGGCAAACGGCCCTTACAGTTCTCATGGCCCAGATGGGAAGTTTCGTGCCTGCTTCAAAGGCGGTGATCGGCCTCGTGGATCGGATCTTCACCCGGATCGGCGCCTCGGACGACCTGGCGCGGGGTCGAAGCACCTTCATGGTGGAAATGAATGAGACCGCAAACATCCTGAGGCACGCCACCACGGAGAGCCTGGTCATCCTGGACGAAATCGGCCGGGGCACGAGCACTTACGACGGTTTGAGTATCGCCTGGGCCGTTGCCGAGGCCTTGCACGACAGGAATGGGAGGGGGGTGCGGACCCTGTTCGCCACCCACTACCATGAGCTGACGGAACTCGTGACTACCAAGCCGAGGGTGAAAAATTTCAATATCGCCGTGCGGGAATGGAACGGTCGGATCATCTTCCTGAGAAAGCTGGTTCCGGGCGGTACAAGCAGAAGTTACGGCATAGAGGTCGCCCGGATAGCCGGTCTGCCCCAAGGGGTCATTGATCGGGCCAAGGAGATACTCCGCAATCTCGAGGGAGAAGAGCGGGACGAGGCGGGTCGCCCCATGAAGGCCCGATCCGGCAAGAAGCGTATCGCGGAGGATACCTGCCAACTCAGCCTTTTCGGGGGCCCGGATCATCGTCTCAGGAAGTGGATCCTGGACCTGGACATCCCATCCATGGCACCCCTGGAGGCTTTGATCGAACTCGACAAGCTCCGGAAGTATGTAGAAGAACACCTGACATGA
- a CDS encoding tetratricopeptide repeat protein, giving the protein MTSRIAQWITEPGILEVGLGIVAAFILGLVIGRLWRARKGHGSGEIRSEEDKAFYKGVQYILSNEHDQAIEAFTQSVQINSETIETYVALGNLYRSRGDIDRAIRIRQSIIARPHIDEEIKLRALIDLGLDYRKGGFLSWALDTFQKVLQKRPSDLNVLKEVEKIYEELRDWENAFLTRQKIAKLSKGNHGHILAHHQTEMGKAWFEKGDFGRARACFKKALSLDPGCVDAYLHLGDLHFSRKDYNKAIDTWKRAVKVAPKFTFLAYRRLEGAYSKMKNLQPVEDFLRECAESHPDAFTYMALARYRHNEQDYEGAVRELKAALEIDPSFWEARKFLGEILLSREQKEEALAAYQDLISHLNVPYLKFQCLQCGFSPPELQWQCPQCRRWDTVDLVESRTVNTTSTLDLQEKHPFPSDPRSEEDR; this is encoded by the coding sequence ATGACCAGCCGCATCGCCCAGTGGATTACAGAACCAGGGATCCTGGAGGTGGGGCTCGGGATCGTCGCAGCCTTCATCTTAGGGCTGGTCATCGGGCGTCTGTGGCGTGCCAGGAAAGGTCATGGTTCCGGGGAAATCAGGAGTGAAGAGGACAAGGCCTTTTATAAGGGCGTCCAGTACATTCTTTCCAACGAACATGATCAAGCCATTGAAGCATTTACCCAATCCGTCCAAATAAATTCAGAAACCATCGAGACTTATGTGGCCCTGGGAAACCTGTATCGATCGAGGGGAGATATCGATCGGGCCATCCGCATTCGCCAGAGCATCATCGCCCGCCCGCATATTGACGAAGAAATCAAGTTGAGGGCCCTTATCGACCTGGGATTGGACTACCGGAAGGGCGGGTTTTTAAGCTGGGCGCTTGATACGTTTCAGAAGGTCCTTCAGAAGCGACCCTCGGATCTGAACGTGCTGAAGGAAGTTGAAAAGATTTACGAGGAACTCAGGGACTGGGAGAACGCCTTTCTCACGCGTCAGAAAATCGCAAAGCTGTCAAAGGGGAACCATGGTCATATCCTGGCCCATCACCAGACGGAAATGGGAAAAGCATGGTTTGAAAAAGGGGATTTCGGCCGGGCCAGGGCATGCTTCAAGAAGGCCCTTTCCCTGGATCCCGGGTGCGTGGATGCCTATCTTCACCTGGGGGACCTTCATTTCAGCAGGAAGGATTACAACAAGGCCATAGACACATGGAAGAGGGCCGTAAAAGTTGCCCCGAAATTTACATTCCTGGCCTACCGGAGGTTGGAAGGGGCTTACTCGAAGATGAAGAATCTCCAGCCGGTTGAGGACTTTCTCCGGGAATGCGCGGAGTCCCACCCGGACGCCTTCACTTACATGGCCCTCGCCCGATACCGGCACAATGAACAGGACTACGAGGGAGCCGTCCGGGAACTGAAAGCCGCGCTCGAGATCGACCCTTCCTTCTGGGAGGCGAGGAAATTTTTGGGTGAGATCCTTCTCTCACGGGAACAGAAAGAAGAAGCTCTTGCGGCCTACCAGGATCTCATTTCCCATTTGAATGTCCCCTACCTCAAATTTCAATGCCTCCAGTGCGGATTCAGTCCCCCCGAACTTCAATGGCAATGTCCCCAGTGCCGGAGGTGGGACACCGTGGATCTTGTAGAGTCCAGGACCGTGAATACGACATCCACCCTCGATCTCCAGGAAAAACACCCTTTCCCATCCGATCCCCGTTCAGAGGAAGACCGATGA
- a CDS encoding LapA family protein, with amino-acid sequence MRQVKLILLIFATVVVIILIVQNMAAISGTVQFRVNPLISHEIRTPPIAIGLVTLIAFFFGLVVAGVCGIMERFRLKKRIKQYEKELQIKNQELNSLRNLPITSDDVNSGPVNQV; translated from the coding sequence ATGAGACAGGTGAAGCTCATTCTTCTGATCTTTGCAACGGTTGTCGTTATTATATTGATTGTTCAGAACATGGCGGCCATATCCGGAACCGTTCAATTCAGGGTGAATCCCCTTATTTCCCATGAGATCCGTACACCTCCTATCGCCATAGGGCTCGTTACGCTCATAGCATTCTTTTTCGGCCTCGTCGTTGCTGGAGTGTGTGGAATCATGGAGCGTTTTCGCTTGAAAAAGCGGATCAAGCAATACGAAAAGGAATTGCAGATCAAGAATCAAGAACTGAATTCACTGAGAAATCTTCCCATCACCTCGGATGATGTGAATTCAGGTCCTGTGAATCAGGTCTAA
- a CDS encoding HIT domain-containing protein gives MKVLWAPWRMKYILSEEKDEGCIFCPGPERNEDSDRLFLHVGTLSLVMMNRFPYNNGHLLVAPVRHVPGLEHLSDEELLDLMHLVRRSVEILKKVMNPEGFNVGLNLGRVAGAGVEEHMHFHIVPRWNGDTNFMTVLGEVRVIPEHIRETYEKLVPHFKSSNNLPGGIQ, from the coding sequence ATGAAAGTGCTGTGGGCGCCATGGAGGATGAAATACATCTTGTCCGAAGAAAAGGATGAAGGTTGTATTTTCTGTCCAGGCCCTGAGAGGAATGAAGATTCAGACCGGTTGTTTCTTCACGTGGGAACCCTCTCCCTGGTCATGATGAACCGTTTTCCTTATAACAACGGTCATCTCCTGGTGGCTCCCGTCAGACACGTACCCGGCCTCGAACACCTAAGCGATGAAGAGCTCCTTGACCTTATGCACTTGGTGCGCCGATCCGTGGAGATACTCAAAAAGGTCATGAACCCGGAGGGGTTCAATGTCGGGTTGAACCTTGGAAGGGTTGCAGGTGCGGGGGTCGAGGAACATATGCACTTTCACATCGTGCCAAGGTGGAACGGGGATACCAATTTTATGACGGTATTAGGGGAAGTGAGGGTCATTCCCGAGCATATCCGGGAGACCTATGAGAAGCTGGTGCCCCATTTCAAATCCTCAAACAACTTACCTGGAGGCATCCAATGA
- a CDS encoding metallophosphoesterase family protein encodes MKIGVISDTHLRKVTDAFRHLLERYFSDADVILHAGDFVSPEIVSFLSEWEFHGVHGNMDPPEIKQSLPSKKVLELEGVKIGLIHGWGAPEDLEERIWGEFGAVDVIVYGHSHRSVNHLRGGTLFFNPGTAMGYALTGIHSVGILTVEDGIRGEIIDIETSGLSR; translated from the coding sequence ATGAAGATCGGCGTGATCTCCGATACCCACCTTCGAAAAGTAACCGATGCCTTTCGGCATCTCTTGGAACGCTATTTCTCTGATGCGGACGTGATACTTCACGCCGGTGATTTCGTATCACCGGAGATCGTCTCTTTCCTGTCCGAGTGGGAGTTTCATGGGGTCCACGGCAACATGGATCCACCCGAAATCAAGCAGTCCCTCCCATCGAAGAAGGTGCTGGAACTGGAAGGGGTGAAAATAGGCCTCATTCACGGCTGGGGCGCTCCTGAAGACCTCGAAGAAAGGATATGGGGAGAATTCGGTGCGGTGGATGTCATCGTATACGGGCATTCTCACCGGAGCGTAAACCATCTGAGAGGGGGAACCCTCTTTTTCAATCCCGGCACAGCCATGGGATACGCCCTCACGGGTATCCACAGCGTAGGAATACTGACGGTCGAGGACGGGATCCGCGGAGAGATCATTGACATTGAAACCTCGGGTTTGTCCCGATGA
- a CDS encoding zinc ribbon domain-containing protein has product MPIYEFYCPDCNRIFNFFSASVNTEARPLCPRCGKRRLERRMSVFATPRNLGEEGEAPLPEFDEKKMEQALERLALDAERMDGDDPREAALLMRKLTDMTGMRPGPGMEEVLRRMEAGEDPDEVEAEMGDILEEEDPFVPSKKSSGRGLKTPPKVDEKLYFL; this is encoded by the coding sequence ATGCCGATCTACGAATTTTATTGCCCAGATTGCAATAGGATCTTCAATTTCTTCTCTGCATCCGTCAATACGGAAGCGAGGCCCCTGTGTCCGAGGTGTGGGAAAAGGAGGCTGGAGCGCAGGATGTCGGTCTTCGCCACTCCGCGAAATCTCGGGGAAGAGGGAGAAGCTCCCCTGCCCGAGTTCGACGAAAAAAAGATGGAGCAGGCCTTGGAGCGCCTTGCCCTGGACGCGGAACGAATGGACGGGGATGATCCCCGTGAGGCCGCCCTGCTCATGCGAAAACTCACCGACATGACCGGCATGAGGCCCGGCCCCGGCATGGAGGAGGTCTTACGGCGCATGGAGGCCGGAGAAGACCCTGACGAGGTGGAGGCTGAGATGGGCGATATCCTCGAAGAAGAGGATCCCTTTGTACCTTCCAAAAAATCATCAGGCAGGGGATTGAAAACCCCGCCTAAGGTAGATGAGAAGCTCTATTTTCTCTGA